In a single window of the Neorhodopirellula lusitana genome:
- a CDS encoding FAD-dependent oxidoreductase, translating to MIATAAPPSQHADVVVYGSTSGGVMASVQAARQGKSVLLVSTNGRLGGLTSSGLGKTDILYPETLGGLNAEFYQRVSTYYDNPENWFCSKRKKWNPNSSWGKEDIQGIMLNFEPHVAEELFNQFVAEQPNIQVISGERLNRSIDVLKQEGVIQEIEMESGLKLTGKIFLDCTYEGDLMDAAGVSFTVGREANSKYNETANGIQLDSTKHQFPPGISPYVIADDPTSGLLPNILPHPPGKTGDGDNRIQAYCFRLCLTDNVDNRLPFRKPDGYQRHDYTLLKRLMERGVFSNLGNSGAMPNCKTDTNNHGPFSSDFIGMNHNWPLASYAERDEIYQAHKDYQMGMWYYLTADPETPAAFREKYSDWGLAKDEFQSTGGWPHELYVREGRRMLGRLVMTEKHCQLKESVDDPIARGGYNMDSHHNSRYVTADGDVRNEGDVQNRSGAYEISYRAITPKSDECRNLLVPVCLSASHIAYGSIRMEPVFMYLGQSAGSAAALSIDHECSVQSLDYSKLSKQLVDNGQLN from the coding sequence ATGATCGCCACCGCGGCGCCCCCCAGCCAACACGCCGACGTCGTTGTTTATGGCAGCACGTCAGGCGGGGTCATGGCGTCGGTACAAGCCGCCCGGCAAGGCAAATCCGTCTTGCTAGTCTCAACCAATGGGCGACTCGGCGGGCTCACGTCCAGCGGACTCGGCAAAACAGACATCCTCTATCCAGAAACCTTGGGCGGGTTGAATGCCGAGTTCTATCAACGAGTCTCCACCTACTACGACAATCCAGAAAACTGGTTTTGTAGCAAGCGAAAGAAGTGGAACCCCAATTCAAGTTGGGGCAAAGAAGACATCCAAGGCATCATGCTCAACTTTGAACCTCACGTTGCGGAGGAACTGTTCAACCAGTTTGTCGCAGAACAACCCAACATCCAAGTCATCTCGGGTGAACGCCTTAACCGTAGCATCGACGTGCTTAAGCAAGAGGGCGTGATTCAAGAAATCGAAATGGAAAGCGGCCTGAAGCTTACCGGCAAGATATTCTTGGACTGCACCTACGAAGGCGATCTGATGGATGCCGCCGGGGTCAGCTTCACGGTAGGTCGCGAAGCGAACTCCAAGTACAACGAAACCGCCAACGGAATTCAACTGGACAGTACGAAGCATCAATTCCCGCCCGGCATCAGTCCCTATGTCATTGCCGATGATCCGACCAGCGGGCTGCTACCGAATATCCTGCCACATCCGCCTGGCAAGACCGGCGACGGCGACAATCGAATTCAGGCTTACTGCTTCCGCCTATGCTTGACCGACAACGTCGATAACCGCCTGCCATTCCGCAAACCCGACGGCTATCAGCGTCATGACTATACGCTTCTAAAACGATTGATGGAGCGTGGCGTTTTCAGCAACCTCGGCAATAGCGGTGCCATGCCCAATTGCAAAACAGACACCAACAACCACGGCCCGTTTTCCAGCGATTTCATTGGCATGAACCACAACTGGCCACTCGCCAGCTATGCCGAGCGAGACGAAATCTATCAAGCCCACAAAGACTATCAAATGGGCATGTGGTACTACCTAACCGCGGATCCGGAAACGCCAGCGGCTTTCCGCGAAAAGTATTCCGATTGGGGACTCGCCAAAGACGAGTTTCAATCCACCGGCGGGTGGCCACACGAATTGTATGTGCGGGAAGGCCGACGGATGCTCGGTCGATTGGTCATGACCGAAAAGCACTGCCAACTGAAAGAGTCCGTCGACGATCCCATCGCACGCGGCGGATACAACATGGACTCCCATCACAATTCTCGATACGTCACCGCCGACGGAGACGTCCGCAACGAAGGCGATGTCCAGAACCGATCCGGTGCCTACGAGATCTCTTATCGAGCGATCACTCCGAAGTCGGATGAATGCCGCAACCTGCTTGTACCGGTTTGCCTGTCGGCATCCCACATTGCGTACGGGTCCATACGCATGGAACCCGTCTTCATGTATTTGGGACAAAGTGCGGGAAGTGCAGCCGCACTCAGCATTGACCATGAATGTTCGGTGCAGTCACTTGACTACAGCAAACTCAGCAAACAATTGGTCGACAACGGCCAACTCAATTGA
- a CDS encoding lipolytic enzyme, G-D-S-L, whose translation MSHLRFRLLTLALFLLPCTTPVQAASSTSQSDSSSAVEGRYVCFGNGLSPILGVAELEVYSGGTNVVFKKAEDFTLNCITGRDPESDPPHFRNLVDGNKNTLQRWPYTFERCADGVGYKDGALSHCSFEVDLHETMPIDKIEFYRSRYIQDDKPFKLFQDLGWRYFLVLNEERQIVAYNVFNIYPDDWREVAGHWTFVPQPATGAPAGRVVPKDSVNWLSEAEFIRDFLGKPTIDLNADITDEDRQRLERFQKRNHPAEIDQLGETFFRIVDLERPGLSEVKSLVKAKRYADALEAFKAPFFRTLSVLKHVHGDFEYSWMTNPNSRVGMRARDLKNQVYGDKADLTVKQFTPGLLPPAKFEYPFQMQPLLLNYAGTGDVDALRMWESMTDDWAIGFQNAADADPKKLRDHFVLSSGAVMDNLLDLVNTAHDRPEFVQELSGATLARYLLPVLEEFPVSIWRVCRTVSFNHTYNAVPGGWLLSRAIMDFRAGQRLEKEMRQAFARLYTYNLYRDGSMVEVGDEGHYMATIHSPTRLYGLFEKYGRPDWFTPAMETYFLDHLRASVLSHAKNTSPSGAHVRWSTSDNSAGTVELELGLTNPSWKKPNKDHPDYYPVLCKPFLNEPQPRAIVDTVYGNGREPLGVKQRDDSQKRVSEYYGDYQGKPNFVSDWLPYSGLWYFRGGWNHNDSLLHMISPTSPNSNGGSAHYPVTNRYAAGYLNVTSYRFHDYASPLMTGLGVLIDGLPPCPEEGRTPSGSKQDVFSQAAEKPQQARWYTDNQLDFGEAIYQGNYLKEGADFDHKLRKRVYKISPNPVNGVTTTRQIFQARPARLFLQVDRVKYASDDEKHTNKLNDIMILTDPDDDTVATDDQLSVDADKQEIRTTNPNNAGVLVRLFGQSEAKLTVNPKEIGHGSFRRTPTITFDGLRNTKGKEVFITWEGQGETVILSLLRAHAPDESAISDIEDLSDDHVVGIRATMTDGVKVSLLVSRRSTSSLSLGPVQANSEAVLLLEQPGQSPSGLVLGARSVSIDGSDQTLATKDLHFTLDGGFQQTPIRRPIDPPTIGPENLFSGSTQVTITTDTPNAEIRYIAEAIPSVGGGNKLAGTDRLSTQAENWKRYTGPFEISEDTFVRARAFRQGVTEVPFTSDGTDASEISYGFFTKTAPLPSIHPAQLPLSSGLEFDYMEDRWFALWSYSDVLPAKKSGTTESLLDVSMRETDEPFAVRYQGYVEVPETGTYTFYGTEEYINNTCEPGYDLRVYVDGHEWDLGQTWHGIGKWSIPLEKGLHELKVTFADARAKDLQNQRIDLWGHYPWAETVWTGQTPEIQISGPGMQRQTLPNEWLKH comes from the coding sequence ATGTCCCACCTAAGATTTCGCCTGCTCACGCTGGCCCTTTTTCTGCTGCCCTGCACCACACCGGTGCAGGCGGCCTCTTCCACTTCTCAGTCAGACTCGTCTTCCGCAGTGGAAGGACGATACGTCTGTTTCGGAAACGGACTTTCGCCAATCTTGGGTGTGGCGGAACTGGAGGTCTATTCAGGTGGCACGAATGTTGTCTTCAAAAAGGCCGAAGACTTCACCCTGAACTGCATCACCGGTCGTGATCCAGAATCCGACCCGCCCCACTTCCGCAACTTGGTCGACGGCAACAAGAACACTCTCCAGCGATGGCCTTATACCTTTGAACGTTGCGCCGATGGCGTGGGTTACAAGGACGGTGCACTGAGCCATTGTTCGTTTGAAGTGGACCTGCATGAAACGATGCCAATCGACAAGATCGAGTTCTATCGCAGTCGATACATCCAAGATGACAAGCCATTCAAGTTGTTCCAGGATCTTGGATGGCGGTATTTCTTGGTGCTCAACGAAGAACGTCAGATCGTTGCTTACAATGTCTTCAACATCTATCCCGACGATTGGCGAGAAGTCGCTGGGCACTGGACCTTCGTCCCCCAGCCTGCAACGGGGGCGCCGGCGGGCCGGGTTGTTCCTAAGGACAGCGTGAATTGGCTAAGCGAAGCCGAGTTCATTCGCGACTTCTTGGGCAAACCCACCATCGACCTGAACGCCGACATCACCGACGAAGACCGCCAACGTCTGGAACGTTTTCAAAAACGCAATCATCCGGCCGAGATCGACCAACTGGGCGAGACCTTCTTCCGCATCGTCGACCTCGAACGCCCCGGGCTTTCGGAAGTCAAAAGTCTCGTGAAAGCGAAACGGTACGCCGACGCGTTGGAAGCTTTCAAGGCTCCGTTCTTTCGGACGCTCAGCGTGCTCAAACACGTCCATGGCGATTTCGAATACTCGTGGATGACCAATCCGAATTCGCGAGTGGGCATGCGGGCACGAGACTTGAAGAACCAGGTCTACGGCGACAAGGCTGACTTGACCGTCAAGCAATTCACGCCCGGTTTACTGCCACCGGCCAAGTTTGAATACCCGTTCCAGATGCAACCACTGCTGCTGAACTATGCGGGCACCGGCGACGTGGACGCCCTGCGGATGTGGGAGTCCATGACGGACGACTGGGCAATCGGCTTCCAAAATGCCGCCGACGCGGACCCCAAAAAACTGCGTGACCACTTCGTGTTGTCCAGCGGCGCGGTGATGGACAACCTCTTGGACCTCGTCAACACGGCTCACGATCGGCCGGAGTTTGTACAAGAGTTGTCCGGTGCCACGCTTGCCCGCTACCTGCTTCCCGTGTTGGAAGAATTCCCTGTTTCGATCTGGCGAGTTTGCCGCACCGTTTCATTCAACCACACCTACAACGCGGTTCCTGGCGGGTGGCTTCTCTCGAGAGCGATCATGGACTTCCGCGCCGGCCAACGGCTTGAAAAGGAAATGCGTCAAGCGTTCGCGCGGCTATACACCTACAACCTGTACCGTGACGGATCAATGGTGGAAGTCGGTGACGAAGGGCACTACATGGCGACCATCCACTCACCCACCCGCCTTTACGGCCTATTCGAAAAGTACGGTCGCCCTGACTGGTTCACGCCGGCGATGGAAACCTACTTCCTCGATCACCTTCGTGCCAGCGTGCTGTCGCACGCCAAAAACACTTCACCAAGCGGAGCACATGTGCGATGGAGCACCAGCGACAATAGTGCCGGAACAGTCGAACTGGAGTTGGGCCTAACCAACCCATCTTGGAAGAAGCCGAACAAGGATCACCCCGACTACTACCCCGTCCTTTGCAAACCCTTTCTGAACGAGCCTCAACCGCGGGCCATTGTCGACACCGTCTACGGCAACGGACGCGAACCACTCGGCGTCAAACAACGCGACGATAGCCAAAAGCGAGTCTCGGAGTACTACGGCGACTACCAAGGGAAACCCAACTTCGTCTCGGATTGGCTACCGTACTCAGGCTTGTGGTATTTCCGCGGCGGCTGGAACCACAACGATTCCCTGCTTCACATGATCAGCCCAACCAGCCCCAACAGCAACGGTGGTTCGGCCCACTACCCAGTCACCAACCGATATGCGGCTGGCTACCTGAACGTGACCAGCTACCGATTCCATGACTACGCCAGCCCATTGATGACCGGACTGGGCGTCTTAATCGATGGATTACCACCCTGCCCTGAAGAGGGCCGCACCCCCAGCGGCAGCAAACAAGATGTGTTTAGCCAAGCCGCCGAAAAGCCACAACAAGCACGCTGGTACACCGACAACCAGCTCGACTTCGGCGAAGCGATTTATCAAGGCAATTACCTCAAAGAGGGTGCCGATTTCGATCACAAGTTGCGAAAACGCGTTTACAAAATCAGCCCCAATCCGGTGAACGGCGTCACGACGACGCGGCAGATATTCCAAGCCCGACCCGCTCGATTGTTCTTGCAAGTTGACCGTGTCAAATACGCAAGCGATGACGAAAAGCATACCAATAAGCTGAACGACATCATGATCCTGACCGATCCCGATGACGATACCGTGGCTACGGACGATCAACTTTCAGTTGACGCCGACAAGCAAGAAATCCGCACCACCAACCCCAACAACGCTGGCGTGTTAGTACGTCTGTTTGGGCAGTCCGAAGCGAAGCTGACGGTCAATCCAAAAGAAATCGGTCACGGTAGCTTTCGGCGAACCCCAACCATCACCTTCGACGGCCTCCGCAACACGAAAGGCAAAGAAGTCTTCATCACCTGGGAAGGCCAGGGCGAGACAGTCATATTGTCACTGTTGCGTGCTCACGCTCCCGACGAATCCGCTATCTCGGACATCGAAGACTTATCCGATGACCACGTTGTCGGCATTCGTGCGACGATGACTGACGGGGTGAAAGTCTCTCTATTGGTTTCACGACGCTCAACCTCGTCGCTCAGCCTGGGGCCAGTCCAAGCCAACAGCGAAGCGGTTCTTTTACTCGAACAGCCCGGTCAGTCGCCTAGCGGTTTGGTGCTAGGTGCCCGCTCGGTCAGCATCGATGGCTCCGACCAAACGCTCGCGACAAAAGACCTTCACTTCACGCTTGATGGCGGTTTTCAACAGACGCCGATTCGACGTCCGATCGATCCGCCCACCATCGGCCCCGAAAACCTCTTCTCCGGTTCGACTCAGGTCACGATTACAACCGACACGCCGAATGCCGAAATCCGGTACATCGCCGAAGCGATCCCAAGTGTGGGTGGTGGCAACAAACTCGCCGGCACCGATCGTCTGAGCACCCAGGCCGAAAACTGGAAACGGTACACCGGTCCATTCGAAATCAGCGAAGATACATTCGTTCGTGCTCGAGCATTTCGTCAAGGCGTCACCGAAGTACCATTCACCTCCGACGGGACCGACGCCAGTGAAATCAGCTACGGCTTTTTCACCAAGACTGCACCACTTCCCTCCATTCACCCGGCGCAACTGCCGCTCTCGTCGGGACTCGAATTCGATTACATGGAAGACCGCTGGTTCGCACTCTGGAGCTATTCCGATGTGTTGCCTGCAAAAAAATCGGGCACGACCGAATCGCTACTTGATGTCAGCATGCGAGAAACCGATGAACCCTTCGCGGTTCGCTATCAAGGTTATGTCGAGGTTCCCGAGACCGGCACTTACACGTTCTATGGAACCGAAGAGTACATCAACAACACATGCGAACCGGGATACGACCTGCGAGTCTATGTCGACGGTCACGAATGGGACCTCGGTCAGACCTGGCATGGCATCGGGAAGTGGTCGATTCCATTGGAAAAGGGCCTGCACGAACTCAAGGTCACCTTCGCCGACGCGCGAGCCAAGGATCTGCAAAACCAACGCATCGACTTGTGGGGACACTACCCATGGGCCGAAACCGTTTGGACCGGCCAAACACCCGAAATTCAAATCTCGGGCCCGGGAATGCAGCGTCAAACGCTGCCCAACGAATGGCTAAAACACTAG
- a CDS encoding right-handed parallel beta-helix repeat-containing protein: protein MKRPVLILVALLALTPHAFGDWNIHVAPNGSIQGDGSIQKPFQNLTQARNAIRAKRKSSEIASDEAIVVQVGPGVYRLDQSFELTAIDSGTSAAPVIYRSTQPGTAQIHGGESLQPSAFVPVTNPNALKRLSSSAQDQVRVCEVQNLNGDVPDLNDSFRAVPAGPWLFINGQPQELARWPNANADNAGWTSFTKAIDSGMPQPDATDEKLRKLHPGSFQFDDPRPASWDLSQGVWLRGYWTHDWSDEVIRVATYDQQAKVIGLAKPHSYGINNGTWGRSERRFYAVNVFEELDAPGEWYLDRKNKQLYLIPPADFSNASVVLATLQSPLVKMTDAHHIHLEGLSIQYGHSDAISIRNANHIQITNCEIANHARSAISLHGSDNIVSSCHVYNLGTSGISVKGGDRNTLTPGNNLVVNNHIHHYGKFQRTYAPGISLQGCGQIARNNCIHDAPHNAVHYGGNDHLFERNEVYRVVMETGDSGAFYSGRDWTSQGNVIRHNYIHDLGESDSTHTNTMGVYLDDCDSGDTIEGNVFYRAGRAIMIGGGRDNPVLNNLVIDCPIGIHLDSRGMTWEQWNNPKYSSWQLERKAEALNYLNPPWSDRYPWLAEIMNDSPREPLHNPMRGNVFINVSKEVCHFDAKVRKLLKKLDIQNNIVLNTPGSATTTVKATDIDGFTNWDASQKDTLPAEFNTNFSPATLFHSHSGWQKKFPSIASIPFDEIGLIPNP, encoded by the coding sequence ATGAAACGACCTGTTTTGATACTCGTTGCCCTCCTGGCACTCACGCCCCATGCTTTTGGCGACTGGAATATCCACGTCGCGCCCAATGGATCCATCCAAGGCGACGGCAGCATCCAAAAGCCCTTTCAAAATCTCACGCAAGCTCGCAACGCAATTCGTGCCAAGCGAAAGTCGTCTGAAATTGCCAGCGACGAAGCGATCGTGGTTCAGGTGGGCCCCGGCGTCTACCGTTTAGACCAATCCTTTGAACTGACGGCCATTGATAGCGGAACATCCGCGGCCCCGGTGATCTACCGGTCGACCCAACCGGGAACGGCGCAAATTCATGGCGGCGAATCCCTGCAACCATCCGCGTTCGTGCCGGTCACGAACCCCAACGCTCTGAAACGCCTTTCGTCATCCGCTCAAGATCAAGTGCGGGTGTGCGAAGTGCAGAATCTAAATGGCGACGTCCCGGACTTGAACGATTCCTTCCGAGCCGTTCCCGCGGGACCATGGTTATTCATCAATGGTCAACCCCAGGAACTTGCTCGTTGGCCCAACGCGAACGCCGACAACGCTGGCTGGACTAGCTTCACCAAGGCAATCGATTCTGGCATGCCGCAACCCGATGCCACTGACGAGAAACTACGAAAGCTGCATCCTGGATCATTCCAGTTTGATGATCCGCGACCAGCTTCCTGGGACCTCAGCCAAGGAGTCTGGCTTCGCGGCTACTGGACACACGACTGGTCCGATGAAGTCATCCGGGTAGCCACGTACGATCAACAAGCCAAAGTAATCGGCTTAGCCAAACCGCACTCCTACGGCATCAACAACGGGACCTGGGGAAGATCCGAGCGGCGATTCTATGCGGTCAATGTTTTCGAAGAATTGGATGCACCGGGCGAGTGGTACCTAGATCGGAAGAACAAGCAACTCTACCTCATCCCGCCGGCCGACTTCTCCAATGCCTCGGTTGTTTTAGCCACCCTGCAATCGCCCTTGGTCAAGATGACGGACGCTCATCACATTCATCTGGAGGGCTTGTCGATTCAGTACGGACACTCCGACGCAATTTCCATTCGCAATGCGAATCACATTCAGATTACGAATTGCGAAATTGCGAATCACGCACGCTCCGCAATCTCGCTACACGGCAGTGACAACATTGTAAGTTCTTGCCACGTCTACAACCTTGGCACCAGCGGAATCTCTGTCAAAGGAGGCGATCGAAACACACTGACGCCGGGCAACAATTTGGTTGTCAACAATCACATCCATCACTACGGCAAGTTCCAACGAACCTACGCCCCCGGAATCAGCCTTCAGGGTTGTGGCCAGATTGCTCGCAACAACTGCATTCACGATGCACCCCACAATGCGGTCCATTACGGAGGCAACGATCACTTATTTGAGCGAAACGAAGTCTACCGAGTCGTCATGGAAACAGGCGACTCCGGTGCCTTCTACAGCGGGCGTGATTGGACCAGCCAGGGCAATGTGATCCGGCACAACTACATCCACGACCTTGGCGAAAGCGATTCCACACACACCAACACAATGGGCGTCTATCTCGACGACTGCGACAGCGGCGACACGATCGAAGGAAACGTGTTCTACCGTGCCGGACGAGCCATCATGATCGGCGGAGGCCGCGACAACCCCGTCCTGAACAACCTCGTTATCGATTGCCCCATTGGGATTCATCTCGATTCACGGGGGATGACTTGGGAACAGTGGAACAATCCCAAATATTCAAGTTGGCAGCTTGAGCGAAAAGCCGAGGCATTGAACTACCTGAATCCTCCCTGGAGCGACCGGTACCCATGGCTTGCCGAGATCATGAACGATTCTCCACGCGAACCGCTCCACAACCCGATGCGGGGGAACGTGTTCATCAACGTCTCCAAAGAAGTATGCCACTTCGATGCGAAAGTCCGAAAGCTACTCAAGAAACTGGATATCCAAAACAACATCGTCCTCAACACCCCTGGATCGGCGACGACCACCGTGAAAGCGACTGACATCGATGGATTCACGAACTGGGACGCCTCCCAGAAAGACACGTTGCCTGCGGAATTCAACACAAACTTTTCACCGGCAACCCTCTTTCATTCTCACTCAGGATGGCAAAAGAAGTTCCCTTCAATCGCTTCCATCCCCTTCGACGAAATCGGGTTGATTCCAAACCCATAG
- a CDS encoding DUF1559 domain-containing protein → MGKEREGRLAFTLVELLVVIAIIGVLVGLLLPAVQAAREAARRMSCGNNFKQIGLGLHNYHSAYNQLPMQSGGTKDADSVWSPNPMASNNSEVATAHNSFSLSWLVGLTPFVEQQSLWEQISNPLLEPINGTNRFPPMGPEPRRSLTDEGRASYAPWMTNVPTFRCPSDPGRGLPSQGRTNYACCVGDSTQQQVAGAIGSNGEISTNGTHKEQARAACRGVFKARHKMGFRDILDGLSNTICAGEIITDLGDRDKRAHGVGQKNSYSPSIAYTNGASVCKAAVDPERPQFWRPTADFPSTLEETGAAENRRGYKWALGRPWHTSMTTITGPNREICLHWRYTDEGILPPGSRHQGGCHILLADGAVKFVTDSIEAGNENARSIGYGGDVSRSGSPSPYGLWGALGTRASAEVIDAEF, encoded by the coding sequence ATGGGTAAGGAAAGAGAAGGCAGACTAGCGTTCACGCTAGTCGAGCTACTTGTCGTCATCGCGATCATCGGAGTTCTAGTCGGTCTATTGCTGCCGGCGGTTCAAGCAGCCCGCGAAGCAGCAAGGCGAATGAGCTGCGGCAATAATTTCAAGCAGATTGGCTTGGGACTGCACAACTACCATTCGGCGTACAATCAATTGCCAATGCAAAGTGGCGGAACGAAAGACGCCGACAGCGTTTGGTCGCCAAATCCAATGGCATCCAATAACAGCGAAGTGGCGACTGCCCACAATTCGTTTTCGTTAAGTTGGTTGGTCGGTTTGACTCCCTTCGTCGAACAACAATCGCTTTGGGAGCAAATCAGCAATCCACTGCTGGAGCCGATCAATGGCACCAACAGATTTCCGCCGATGGGTCCAGAACCCCGGCGTAGTTTGACGGATGAAGGACGAGCCAGTTACGCGCCTTGGATGACCAACGTCCCAACGTTCCGCTGCCCAAGTGATCCTGGCCGGGGACTACCTAGCCAAGGTCGGACCAACTATGCCTGCTGCGTCGGCGACTCGACTCAACAACAAGTTGCGGGTGCCATCGGATCCAACGGTGAAATTTCGACAAACGGCACCCACAAGGAACAGGCCCGTGCCGCTTGCCGTGGTGTCTTTAAGGCCCGTCATAAGATGGGCTTTCGAGACATCCTGGATGGTTTATCCAACACGATTTGTGCCGGCGAAATCATCACTGACCTGGGTGATCGGGACAAGCGAGCACACGGTGTTGGCCAAAAGAACAGCTACTCACCTTCGATCGCCTACACCAACGGCGCATCGGTTTGCAAGGCTGCCGTCGATCCCGAACGCCCCCAATTCTGGCGACCGACCGCCGACTTCCCCTCAACGCTGGAAGAAACCGGAGCAGCCGAAAACCGCCGCGGCTACAAGTGGGCTTTGGGACGCCCTTGGCACACAAGCATGACCACCATCACCGGCCCCAACCGAGAAATCTGCTTGCACTGGCGTTACACGGACGAAGGAATCTTGCCGCCCGGAAGTCGCCATCAAGGCGGTTGCCACATTTTATTGGCCGACGGTGCCGTCAAGTTCGTGACCGACTCAATCGAAGCAGGTAACGAAAACGCTCGCTCGATCGGCTATGGCGGCGATGTTTCGCGTTCGGGTTCACCAAGCCCCTATGGGCTGTGGGGTGCACTCGGCACACGCGCCTCTGCTGAAGTGATCGATGCCGAGTTTTAG